CGCAGCCTGATTATCATCATCAGCGATCTGTTCGATGACATTGAATCGGTGCTGCTGGGCCTGAAGCATTTCCGGCATCGCAAACACGATGTCAGTCTGCTGCAGGTGATCGATCCCGCGGAGCAGGACTTCCCCTTCCAGGAACCGGTACTGTTTCATGGCCTGGAAAATCTGCCCGAACAGATGGTTGAACCCCGGGCTCTGAAGAAAGCTTATCAGGATGAGTTCGAAAAGTTTCTCAAAACCGTTCAGCGTGGCTGTCGCGATCTGAAACTCGATTACAGCCTGATCCGCACCGATCAGTCGCTGGATGTCGCCCTGTCCGCATTCCTGTCGCATCGTCAGTCCCGCGTCGGTTCTTAAGGATTCAGCAAGATTCATTTCATGTCCCAGATTTTGTCGCAGCCCCTGTTGGCATTCGGATTCGCCAGTCCCTGGCTGCTGATGGGATTACTGGCAGCAGGGGTCCCGGTGCTGATCCATCTGCTGCACAAGCGGAAGTTCATCGAAACCGAATGGGCGGCGATGAAATTTCTGCTGGCGGCGACGAAAAAATACTCGCGGCGCGTCCGATTCGAACAGCTGCTGATTCTGCTGGTTCGCTGCCTGATTCTGCTGCTGCTCGCGGTCGCTTTTTCGCGGCCTTACTGGTCGGTCAAAGGCGCGTTCTTCGAAACCGCGGCTCCCGTACATCGAATCCTGGTGATCGACACCTCTTTCAGCATGCGCTGGCAGAACGACGGCCGGGAAAAATTCGCCTCTGCCAAAGAGCTGGCTGAAACGCTGGTCTCCGATTCGAATACCGGCGATGCGTTTCAGTTGATTCAGATCTCCAGCGTTTCCCCCCAGACCCTCATTTCTCGCCCCTCCCGGCAGCAGGCTTACGTTCTCGATGAAATCAGTCGACTGCAGCCCACCGAAGAATACGGCGATGTCACCCAGGCACTGCAAAGTGCGCTGGAGTTTCTGAAACAGGCACAGGAACTCGCTCAGAAAGAGGTAATTGTAATCAGCGATTTCCAGGCGAAAAGCTGGGCTCCTCTCGAAGGGGAAGCCGGTGATGCGCGGGTGCTCTCGCTGCTGGAAGCGATCTCGAAAAAAGCGACCCTGGTCCTCAAAGATGTAGGACAGGCGGATGAACCCAACCTGGCAATCGTCGATTTCAGCAGCCCGTCCGTCTTTGCCACCTTGAATCAGCCGGTCCGCCTGGGCGTGACACTGCACAATTTCAGCCCCCTGAATCGAGAGGGAGTGAATCTGCAATTGTATGTCGACGATCAGCTGGTGAACCAGAAGCAGGTTTCGCTCCCCGCAAATACCGACACGCAGGCCGAATTTACTCACCAGTTTACCCGGGTCGGCGACCATCGACTGGAAGTCCGCATCGGCGACGATCAACTTCCCCTGGATAACCGTCGCTGGAAAGTCATGCCGGTCAAGAAAGAGATCAACGTCCTGCTCGTCAATGGCAGACAGTCGGGCGAAGCCATGGAACGGGCGACCGATTTCCTCGAACTGGCACTGTCCCCCTCGTTGCGGGAACAACCCTGGCAGGGAGTCATCAAGCCCCAGGTGATCAGTGAAGGAGAGTTGGCCAACACCGAACTCGAACTCTACGACGCAGTCGTGATCAGCGATGTCGCGTTGTTTACCGACCATGAGCGCGACCTGCTCAAAGGGTATGTCAAACGCGGGGGTGGTCTGATCGTCAGTCTGGGCGCGCAAGTCGATGCGAACAATTACAACCAGACTCTGTTTCAACCCGGCTCCGGCCTGATGAACGTCAAGCTGCTGGATCGCCAGGGCGATGCGAAACAGAAATCGAAGATTTTTGAATTCGACCCGCTGCAGTACCAGCATCCCGTGATTGAGATCTTCAAAGGAAATCCGGATGCCGGCCTGGAAACAACTCAGATTTATGAATACGTACAGACCGAAGTACCGGCGAATTCGAATACACGACTCGTGCTGAACTATGACACAGGCGACCCCGCCGTGATTGAGAGCACGCTCGGTCGGGGCAAGATCCTGCTGATCACCACATCCCTCGACCGTCGCTGGGGCAGTTGGGCAGTCTGGCCCAGCTTCCCGCCGATGATGAATGAATTTGTTCTGGATGTCGCGACGGGGAAATGGAGTCGCCGAGAATCGCTGGTCGGTCAGCCGCTGGAAATTCTGGCACGGGAAGATCAGCTCGCTTTAACGCCCCGCATGCAGGCTCCTGACCAGGCAGAGTATCCGTTGCGAAGCATCCTTGATCGGAATGCGGAATCCCGCATGATCACCTTCGATCAGACGCAGCTCTCCGGGATTTACGAGCTGGACTGGGGAGTGACCTCGGCTGAAAAAATGCTGTTCGCTGTGAATGTCTCCCCACTGGAAAGCGACCTGGCCCACATCGGTCCCCAGGTAATCCCCCCGCATTATTTCCGCCGACCAGACAGCTTCGCCCCCCTGGCCACGGAGCTGCCCGCGGAACGGACTACACAGACAGGCCTCGCCGAAAACCTGTTGCTGACCGTGCTGGCCCTGATCGTTGTCGAACAGCTGCTCCTCTGGCGCTTCTCCGTGGGAGCGCTGACTTTTCTGGCAGTCATGTGCCTGGCCTGTCTGAGCCTGTTTTTTCAGAGTTGAGACGTTAGGGGGCTATGTTCTCCCGGTCAGGTTTGTGATATACTCGCTGGTCCGGTTTCCATTTGTCACCTGCAACAAGAGAAAGCGTTTACAGCATGGGCTTGAATAAAAAACAGAAGAAACAGATCGACGTCGCTCGTCAGAAAATCCAGAAACTGCGTCAGCGGTTGACCGGTGCCAAGGCGCAGATGGACGATCCCCAGGAAGTCGCCTCGCTGGAAAAAGAAATCGCCGACCAGGAAGAAATCATCAAAAAAGTTCAGGAAGGCAACTGAACCGCTGACTGAATCGAATCTCCCGTCAAGTGAAATCTGAAAACGTGTCCGCCGCCCATCCCCCTACGATCATTGTTGTCCATCCCAAAGAGCGCAAAAGTAAATGCTCGGTACAGC
This DNA window, taken from Gimesia sp., encodes the following:
- a CDS encoding VWA domain-containing protein, with translation MSQILSQPLLAFGFASPWLLMGLLAAGVPVLIHLLHKRKFIETEWAAMKFLLAATKKYSRRVRFEQLLILLVRCLILLLLAVAFSRPYWSVKGAFFETAAPVHRILVIDTSFSMRWQNDGREKFASAKELAETLVSDSNTGDAFQLIQISSVSPQTLISRPSRQQAYVLDEISRLQPTEEYGDVTQALQSALEFLKQAQELAQKEVIVISDFQAKSWAPLEGEAGDARVLSLLEAISKKATLVLKDVGQADEPNLAIVDFSSPSVFATLNQPVRLGVTLHNFSPLNREGVNLQLYVDDQLVNQKQVSLPANTDTQAEFTHQFTRVGDHRLEVRIGDDQLPLDNRRWKVMPVKKEINVLLVNGRQSGEAMERATDFLELALSPSLREQPWQGVIKPQVISEGELANTELELYDAVVISDVALFTDHERDLLKGYVKRGGGLIVSLGAQVDANNYNQTLFQPGSGLMNVKLLDRQGDAKQKSKIFEFDPLQYQHPVIEIFKGNPDAGLETTQIYEYVQTEVPANSNTRLVLNYDTGDPAVIESTLGRGKILLITTSLDRRWGSWAVWPSFPPMMNEFVLDVATGKWSRRESLVGQPLEILAREDQLALTPRMQAPDQAEYPLRSILDRNAESRMITFDQTQLSGIYELDWGVTSAEKMLFAVNVSPLESDLAHIGPQVIPPHYFRRPDSFAPLATELPAERTTQTGLAENLLLTVLALIVVEQLLLWRFSVGALTFLAVMCLACLSLFFQS